In Rahnella aquatilis CIP 78.65 = ATCC 33071, one DNA window encodes the following:
- the nadB gene encoding L-aspartate oxidase: MQPSSEFVSDVLIIGSGAAGLSLALRLADHCHVTVLSKGPLNEGSTFYAQGGIAAVFDEADSIASHVDDTLIAGAGLCDKEAVEFIASNARHCVQWLIDQGVLFDTETNTRSEERYHLTREGGHSHRRILHAADATGKEVETTLVGKARAHANICVKERYNAVDLITSSKLGLPGTQRVVGAYVWNRDKEHVETLRAKAVVLATGGAAKVYQYTTNPDISSGDGVAMAWRAGCRVANLEFNQFHPTCLYHPQARNFLLTEALRGEGALLKRPDGTRFMPDFDERGELAPRDVVARAIDHEMKRLGADCMYLDISHRPPEFIKHHFPMIDEKLQSLGIDLTKEAIPIVPAAHYTCGGVMVDQHGRTDLDGLYAIGEVSYTGLHGANRLASNSLLECVVYGWSAAEDIIKRLPHAKLAKNIPQWDESRVDNSDEQVVIQHNWHELRLFMWDYVGIVRTTKRLERALRRIMTLQQEIDEYYANFRISNNLLELRNLVLVAELIVRSALERKESRGLHFTLDYPDLQENPQPTILQP; this comes from the coding sequence ATGCAACCTTCATCTGAATTTGTTAGCGATGTATTGATAATCGGAAGTGGCGCTGCGGGCCTTTCTTTGGCTTTGCGACTTGCAGACCACTGCCATGTCACTGTTCTCAGTAAAGGCCCACTCAACGAAGGCTCAACGTTCTACGCACAGGGCGGGATTGCCGCCGTTTTCGACGAAGCAGACAGCATTGCCTCACATGTAGATGACACATTAATTGCCGGCGCGGGATTATGCGATAAAGAAGCTGTTGAATTTATCGCGAGCAACGCACGTCATTGTGTCCAGTGGTTGATCGACCAGGGCGTACTGTTTGATACCGAAACCAACACCCGCTCAGAAGAGCGTTATCATCTGACACGTGAAGGCGGTCACAGCCACCGTAGGATCCTGCATGCTGCTGATGCTACAGGTAAAGAAGTAGAGACTACGCTGGTTGGGAAAGCAAGGGCGCACGCTAATATTTGCGTGAAAGAACGCTATAATGCCGTTGATTTAATTACCTCAAGCAAGCTTGGATTGCCGGGGACACAACGCGTCGTTGGCGCGTATGTCTGGAATCGCGATAAAGAGCATGTTGAAACGCTCCGCGCCAAAGCCGTTGTACTGGCCACAGGGGGCGCAGCCAAGGTTTATCAGTACACGACCAACCCGGATATCTCTTCCGGCGACGGCGTCGCCATGGCGTGGCGTGCAGGCTGTCGTGTTGCCAATCTTGAATTTAACCAGTTTCACCCGACCTGTCTCTATCACCCTCAGGCACGCAACTTTCTGCTGACGGAAGCACTGCGCGGCGAAGGTGCCCTGCTCAAACGTCCGGACGGCACCCGTTTTATGCCAGATTTCGATGAACGTGGCGAACTGGCACCGCGCGATGTCGTAGCACGAGCCATCGATCATGAAATGAAGCGTCTTGGCGCCGACTGCATGTATCTCGATATCAGCCATCGCCCGCCTGAATTCATTAAGCATCATTTCCCGATGATTGATGAAAAGCTGCAATCACTGGGTATTGATCTGACCAAAGAGGCAATCCCGATTGTTCCGGCTGCGCACTATACCTGCGGCGGTGTGATGGTTGATCAGCACGGGCGTACCGATCTTGACGGGCTATACGCTATCGGCGAAGTCAGCTATACCGGCCTGCATGGCGCTAACCGTCTGGCCTCTAATTCACTGCTGGAATGCGTGGTCTATGGCTGGTCAGCGGCGGAAGACATTATCAAACGCCTGCCGCATGCCAAACTGGCGAAAAATATTCCGCAATGGGATGAAAGCCGGGTAGATAATTCCGATGAGCAGGTTGTCATTCAGCATAACTGGCATGAATTGCGGCTGTTTATGTGGGACTACGTGGGGATCGTGCGCACGACAAAACGTCTTGAGCGCGCGTTGCGCCGCATCATGACGCTGCAACAGGAAATTGACGAGTATTACGCAAACTTCCGTATTTCCAATAATCTGCTGGAACTGAGAAATCTGGTGTTAGTTGCCGAGCTGATCGTCCGCAGTGCCCTGGAGCGCAAAGAGAGCCGGGGACTGCATTTCACGCTCGATTATCCTGATTTACAGGAAAATCCGCAGCCGACCATTTTGCAGCCGTAG
- the rseA gene encoding anti-sigma-E factor RseA: MQKEKLSALMDGEAIDTELLSLLSTDTRLQQDWQSYHLIRDTLRGDIGNVVHLDIADRVAAALANEPVKLVPGSATESQPQPHTWQKMPFWQKVRPWASQLTQVGVAACVSLAVIVGVQHYNQPDASGASPETPAFNTLPMMGKASPVSFGVPNEGNTTSGQQNVQEQRKRINAMLQDYELQRRLHSEQLQLEPVTPQQAAVQVPGTQSLGTQTQ, translated from the coding sequence ATGCAGAAAGAAAAGCTTTCCGCTCTGATGGATGGTGAAGCCATTGATACCGAACTGTTAAGTTTGTTATCAACAGATACCAGGCTTCAGCAAGACTGGCAGAGTTATCATTTGATCCGCGATACCTTACGCGGTGATATTGGGAACGTGGTGCATCTGGATATCGCAGACCGTGTGGCCGCAGCGCTGGCAAATGAGCCGGTAAAACTGGTGCCGGGTTCCGCAACCGAATCACAACCTCAGCCCCATACCTGGCAAAAAATGCCATTCTGGCAGAAGGTTCGTCCTTGGGCGAGCCAGCTGACTCAGGTGGGCGTGGCTGCTTGTGTGTCACTCGCCGTGATTGTGGGTGTTCAGCACTACAACCAGCCTGACGCTTCGGGTGCTTCTCCGGAAACGCCAGCCTTCAATACCTTGCCTATGATGGGTAAAGCTTCTCCGGTGAGCTTCGGCGTGCCAAATGAAGGCAATACCACCAGCGGGCAACAAAATGTTCAGGAGCAACGTAAACGCATTAATGCGATGTTGCAGGATTATGAATTGCAGCGCCGCTTGCATTCAGAGCAGCTTCAGCTCGAACCAGTCACTCCTCAGCAAGCCGCTGTTCAGGTCCCAGGAACTCAGTCTTTAGGAACGCAAACGCAGTAA
- the trmN gene encoding tRNA(1)(Val) (adenine(37)-N(6))-methyltransferase TrmN, which yields MTKEVSSAKPLRRNGFTFKQFFVAHDRCAMKVGTDGVLLGATAPVSQARCVLDIGCGSGLIAMMLAQRSNTDTVIDAVELEPSAAAQAEENFRESLWAQRLAVYARDINAYARENTAKYDLIVSNPPYFESAVACRDDARNAARYTETLTHDALLECANKLITPAGLFSVVLPYDIGLAFETLAHQKGWFSAWRMAVRDRPGKPLNRLLLTLSRQSVERVDEELALRKSEGVYSEAFCALITDFYLNY from the coding sequence GTGACAAAAGAAGTGAGTTCCGCAAAGCCATTACGGCGTAATGGATTTACCTTTAAACAGTTTTTCGTTGCTCATGATCGTTGCGCGATGAAAGTCGGCACCGATGGTGTTTTGCTGGGTGCGACCGCGCCGGTCAGTCAGGCACGATGTGTTCTCGATATTGGCTGTGGCAGCGGTCTGATTGCCATGATGCTGGCACAACGTAGCAATACTGACACCGTTATTGATGCCGTTGAACTGGAACCTTCCGCAGCCGCGCAGGCTGAAGAGAATTTCCGCGAATCGCTCTGGGCGCAAAGGCTGGCGGTGTATGCCAGGGATATTAATGCTTATGCCCGCGAAAATACGGCTAAATATGATCTGATTGTCAGCAATCCGCCTTACTTTGAATCGGCGGTTGCCTGTCGCGATGATGCCCGAAATGCTGCCCGTTACACCGAAACCCTGACGCACGATGCATTGCTGGAATGTGCGAATAAGCTGATCACGCCGGCGGGACTGTTCAGTGTTGTTTTGCCGTACGACATCGGGCTGGCGTTTGAAACTCTGGCCCATCAAAAAGGCTGGTTCAGCGCCTGGCGGATGGCTGTACGCGATCGCCCCGGAAAACCGCTTAACCGGCTACTGCTGACATTATCAAGGCAATCTGTTGAACGGGTTGATGAGGAACTGGCACTGCGAAAATCGGAAGGGGTTTACAGTGAAGCGTTCTGCGCGCTGATTACCGATTTTTATCTTAACTATTAG
- the rseB gene encoding sigma-E factor regulatory protein RseB has product MKQIWFAVCLAAGSLLTPGIASADSSSEALLEEMGKASQTLNYEMGFINITKQGIDSFRYRHAVSHQTSLAQLVLMDGPRREIVQRGKDISYFETGLQPFTLDGDHIVDSLPSIVFGDFSVLTKYYDFIAVGRARTADRLSQVIRVVSRDGTRFSYVIWIDEQTKLPMRVDLLDRDGETLEQFRVISFDEGEQVVGTLSDLEKASLPPVLSLPASEQVKFDWQIKWLPAGVAEVASSRRNLPNMPVSIESRLYTDGLFSFSVNISETTNGPSEQLIRQGRRTVQTEIRNGNEITVVGELPPSTAKRIADSIVFSAK; this is encoded by the coding sequence ATGAAGCAAATTTGGTTTGCCGTTTGTTTAGCGGCGGGCAGCCTGCTGACTCCAGGTATCGCCTCGGCAGATTCTTCTTCCGAGGCGTTACTCGAAGAGATGGGCAAAGCTTCCCAGACGCTGAATTATGAAATGGGTTTTATCAACATCACGAAGCAAGGGATTGATTCCTTTCGCTATCGTCATGCTGTCTCTCATCAAACTTCCCTCGCCCAACTGGTTCTGATGGACGGTCCGCGCCGTGAAATTGTCCAGCGTGGAAAAGATATCAGCTACTTTGAAACCGGTTTACAGCCCTTTACGCTGGATGGCGATCATATCGTTGATTCCCTGCCTTCCATCGTGTTCGGCGATTTCTCTGTTCTGACCAAATACTACGATTTTATCGCCGTAGGTCGTGCACGCACAGCGGATCGCCTGAGTCAGGTGATCCGGGTTGTGTCCCGTGATGGTACCCGATTCAGTTATGTCATATGGATCGATGAGCAAACGAAATTGCCGATGCGGGTCGATTTACTTGATCGGGACGGTGAAACGCTTGAGCAGTTCCGTGTCATCAGTTTTGATGAGGGAGAACAAGTCGTCGGAACGCTTTCTGATCTCGAAAAAGCCAGTTTACCGCCAGTGCTGTCTTTACCTGCGTCTGAGCAGGTGAAGTTTGACTGGCAAATAAAATGGCTGCCGGCTGGCGTGGCAGAGGTGGCAAGTAGCCGCCGAAACTTGCCAAATATGCCCGTATCGATAGAATCGCGGTTGTATACTGATGGTTTGTTCAGCTTCTCTGTCAATATCAGTGAAACAACCAATGGTCCTTCTGAACAGTTGATCAGGCAAGGGCGCAGAACAGTGCAAACTGAAATACGCAATGGCAATGAAATCACGGTTGTCGGTGAGCTTCCTCCTTCAACTGCCAAACGTATTGCTGATAGCATTGTTTTCTCAGCAAAATAG
- the rpoE gene encoding RNA polymerase sigma factor RpoE, whose protein sequence is MSEQLADQVLVERVQKGDQKSFNLLVIRYQHKVASLVSRYVPQGDVPDVVQESFIKAYRALESFRGDSAFYTWLYRIAVNTAKNYLVAQGRRPPSSDVDANEAENFESGGALKEISNPENLMLSEELRQIVFRTIEALPEDLRMAITLRELDGLSYEEIAAIMDCPVGTVRSRIFRAREAIDNKVQPLIQR, encoded by the coding sequence ATGAGCGAGCAGTTAGCCGATCAGGTTCTGGTTGAGCGGGTCCAGAAGGGTGATCAAAAATCGTTCAATTTACTGGTTATTCGTTACCAGCATAAGGTAGCGAGCCTTGTATCCCGCTATGTACCACAAGGCGATGTGCCTGATGTGGTTCAGGAATCCTTTATCAAAGCGTATCGTGCGCTGGAATCTTTCCGCGGCGACAGTGCTTTTTATACCTGGCTGTATCGTATTGCAGTCAACACAGCGAAAAATTATTTAGTCGCTCAGGGGCGACGTCCGCCATCCAGTGATGTTGATGCGAATGAAGCCGAAAATTTCGAAAGTGGCGGTGCCCTGAAAGAAATTTCGAACCCTGAGAACCTGATGTTGTCAGAAGAGTTACGGCAGATCGTTTTCCGTACTATTGAAGCACTTCCTGAAGATCTCCGTATGGCGATTACTTTGAGGGAGCTGGATGGATTGAGCTACGAAGAAATAGCCGCCATCATGGATTGTCCGGTGGGCACGGTGAGATCCCGTATATTCCGTGCCCGGGAAGCAATTGATAACAAAGTTCAACCGCTCATCCAGCGTTAG